The following are encoded together in the Methanothermobacter tenebrarum genome:
- a CDS encoding universal stress protein — MYKKILLPTDGSEYANRAAEHAIWIAKESGAEIVALTVMETSTFIGLPADDLIIRIKEILEEEASNSLNKIKKLVEESGHDIKLTLKTDEGSPADSILNTIEKEGIDLVVMGTSGKHGLDRFLLGSVTEKVVRSAKCPVLVVH, encoded by the coding sequence ATGTACAAAAAAATTCTCCTACCCACTGACGGCTCTGAATATGCTAACAGAGCAGCTGAACATGCCATATGGATAGCGAAGGAGAGTGGCGCGGAGATAGTGGCATTAACAGTTATGGAAACATCCACCTTCATAGGATTGCCAGCCGACGACCTCATAATACGCATCAAGGAAATCCTCGAGGAAGAAGCCTCAAATTCATTAAATAAGATAAAAAAGCTTGTCGAAGAATCAGGTCATGATATCAAACTCACATTAAAGACAGATGAAGGTTCCCCCGCGGATTCGATCCTAAATACGATAGAAAAGGAGGGCATAGATCTTGTGGTAATGGGAACATCAGGTAAACATGGCCTCGATAGGTTCCTTCTCGGGAGCGTGACTGAAAAAGTTGTAAGATCTGCAAAGTGCCCAGTATTAGTAGTTCATTGA
- a CDS encoding amidohydrolase family protein codes for MLVIENGIVLGGMNLNPMKVNIAIEDGMIVEISKEKISSDHRIDAKGCIVVPGLINAHVHTADSILKDLGDGKSLDEIVKPPMGLKHKMLENTKDKEIIEASRASILEMISAGTTTFIDYREGGIKGIKLLKKALKDLPINSIILGRDPIFLEEDPSTTKLRNRIKKLLRFADGIGPSGFGEITDETAHKIVEECEKLDKIASIHVAESIEAQKLSIEKTGKSEVERAIDAGFHLLIHFTNPLPRDLRLASENNVTIVACPRSNGMLSTGIPPIAKIHDKNINLLLGTDNIMFNAPDMFREMEYTLKVTRALKRGYFHPRDVLKMVTTNIHRFLGKKIGCIAEGFQADLIIVEHLSKNPYLSLINRSQSKNIRYVIIKGRIVKR; via the coding sequence ATGCTTGTTATTGAAAATGGTATCGTATTAGGCGGTATGAATTTAAACCCTATGAAGGTGAATATTGCAATAGAAGATGGCATGATAGTAGAGATAAGCAAGGAAAAAATCTCCTCAGATCATAGAATAGACGCCAAGGGTTGTATCGTAGTCCCAGGGCTTATAAATGCGCATGTACATACTGCTGACAGCATCCTAAAGGACCTAGGTGATGGTAAAAGCCTAGATGAGATAGTGAAACCCCCAATGGGATTGAAACATAAGATGTTAGAGAATACGAAAGACAAGGAGATCATAGAGGCTAGTAGAGCTTCTATCCTAGAAATGATATCAGCCGGCACCACAACCTTTATAGACTATAGAGAAGGCGGAATAAAAGGCATAAAATTACTTAAAAAAGCACTAAAAGATTTGCCTATAAATTCCATCATACTAGGAAGGGATCCTATCTTCCTAGAAGAAGATCCAAGCACGACAAAATTGAGAAATAGGATAAAAAAGCTCCTAAGATTCGCCGATGGGATAGGGCCTAGCGGATTCGGTGAAATAACCGATGAAACAGCTCATAAGATCGTGGAAGAATGTGAAAAGTTGGATAAGATAGCCTCAATCCATGTAGCCGAAAGCATTGAAGCTCAAAAACTTTCAATAGAGAAGACAGGTAAAAGTGAAGTGGAAAGGGCCATAGATGCAGGCTTCCATTTACTCATACATTTTACCAACCCACTCCCAAGAGACCTCCGATTAGCTTCAGAAAATAATGTTACAATTGTCGCATGTCCAAGATCAAATGGCATGCTATCAACAGGAATACCACCAATAGCAAAAATACATGACAAAAATATTAACTTACTCTTGGGAACCGATAACATAATGTTTAATGCGCCAGACATGTTCAGGGAAATGGAATACACTTTAAAGGTTACAAGGGCCCTTAAAAGGGGCTACTTCCATCCCAGGGATGTTTTGAAGATGGTGACAACAAACATTCACAGATTCCTCGGAAAAAAAATAGGATGCATAGCTGAGGGTTTCCAAGCAGATCTTATAATAGTTGAACACCTATCTAAGAACCCTTATCTTTCACTTATTAATAGAAGCCAATCGAAAAATATAAGATATGTTATAATAAAAGGTAGAATAGTTAAGAGGTGA
- a CDS encoding CBS domain-containing protein, protein MLAKDIMSKEIYYVKVPGNRAQALDIMRKRNVSGLPVVKEGSGELVGIITRSDIIENPDEEQIALIMTRDPIVASPDDPVSLVASKMVKNNIRRIPIVKNDKLVGIITAYDIVSRALAEMDIDSPVEDYMILNIPTTWDRTPLNIAFEIMRYFKLKVLLTINNEAKLSGILTETDFLNESEVVSERTVHNTSVGTEGDRWTWDSRNVLYVIKNQLKFSDKEVRDVATTELVTVTKTTSVSDCAKKMRKSKIEQIPVIDFEGELVGLLRAQDLIKALVDSDE, encoded by the coding sequence ATGTTAGCAAAGGATATAATGTCAAAAGAAATATACTATGTGAAAGTTCCAGGAAACCGCGCCCAAGCATTGGATATAATGAGGAAAAGGAACGTTTCAGGATTGCCAGTTGTTAAAGAGGGTTCTGGCGAGCTTGTTGGTATTATAACGCGTTCAGATATCATAGAAAATCCAGACGAGGAACAAATAGCCCTCATAATGACAAGGGATCCTATTGTAGCTTCCCCAGATGATCCTGTAAGTTTAGTGGCTTCTAAAATGGTGAAAAATAATATAAGGAGGATCCCCATAGTCAAAAACGATAAATTGGTGGGTATAATCACAGCCTATGACATTGTATCCCGTGCACTCGCAGAAATGGACATAGACTCCCCAGTAGAAGATTATATGATCCTAAACATACCCACAACATGGGATAGAACACCCCTTAACATAGCATTTGAGATCATGAGATACTTCAAATTAAAGGTTCTGCTAACAATTAACAATGAAGCCAAACTATCAGGGATACTCACCGAGACAGATTTTCTAAACGAAAGCGAGGTAGTCTCTGAGAGAACAGTCCATAATACTTCAGTGGGTACTGAAGGAGACAGATGGACATGGGATAGTAGAAATGTCCTCTATGTTATAAAAAATCAACTCAAATTTTCAGATAAAGAAGTGAGGGATGTTGCCACAACAGAACTAGTTACAGTGACAAAAACGACAAGTGTCAGTGACTGTGCAAAGAAAATGAGAAAATCCAAGATCGAACAAATCCCAGTAATAGACTTTGAAGGCGAACTTGTAGGATTGTTAAGAGCCCAGGATCTTATAAAGGCCCTAGTTGATTCAGATGAGTAA